A stretch of Podospora bellae-mahoneyi strain CBS 112042 chromosome 5, whole genome shotgun sequence DNA encodes these proteins:
- a CDS encoding hypothetical protein (antiSMASH:Cluster_9) encodes MPLKDDEEAQSKEVSPLSPPPDHNWDRRFDVERLNSGKGATPEGPNKPSAICQRCVWMKAQGVWEKAEEDKLQKMINNFLAEIKNRYTCPCPGCSKYKQHERVNERAKADAIRQWTTIPSVYVSEDLGRRYGCRDCGLNEILLNNRRRDRLMADAQLGYLKRPSTIVTDRNTRPVGADAPAQPPDPPVPATSKPFIDGFLEDLIAEVTGRKGEKKVYSILVGGHGERRPQNGVPVSSEVCARNQEHILEFISQFPGVHKAIKARPAVFRPVLKSWLVSTPSQSRLQYPRELYKLCPDQPLYAFQGWEETNRGALEGKKARVNVESGSSAGPEVLAPTSDEVSKPAITSKPVKASILVESLKSLVMPPIVPPPRRTPTSVRPPSPILSPEPVASLKNIIAGPVVTVTPLIASTPVIALEPVTSAPDNIPLTVTTSSSSVTATPVMNSTTVVTSTAVIAPEPAVTATSVTTPIPVTTPQPVTPLADIIPPPITTPSPFVIATPIAPPNPFPTTAPESRSPLDAFPTRRPDPFIPSRFKPAPPPPIAEHTFTAPVITPPPSLTPTIPNLPVTITPFPNPPITTPSRQPPTPRPFTSLQRLTLLDYLTYQAQSNFSLSSALHTSLTNPDVMSPSQHIVFIYYTLHYLSYSLDQVRQTTSIAESTLAPFENRRYASEKVHILFNRLEALIRPYAQWAVLTIVRAAAMGSRFVYSGEDEARAREAWGIYQVWICGAGEAERELREVFFERGEKPETAIPNEWVRFQGELWRFGVWLEEGVGGRLLVPFPW; translated from the coding sequence ATGCCTCTAaaagacgacgaggaagctCAGAGTAAAGAGGTTAGCCCCCTATCACCGCCCCCCGATCATAACTGGGACAGGAGATTCGACGTTGAGCGGTTGAACTCAGGCAAAGGCGCGACGCCCGAAGGTCCTAACAAGCCAAGTGCGATCTGTCAACGATGTGTGTGGATGAAAGCACAGGGTGTTTGGGAAAAGGCGGAAGAGGATAAACTACAAAAAATGATCAACAATTTTCTCGCCGAGATCAAAAACCGTTACACTTGCCCATGCCCTGGCTGTAGCAAGTACAAGCAACACGAACGCGTTAATGAGAGGGCGAAAGCAGATGCTATAAGGCAATGGACAACCATCCCTTCTGTTTATGTGTCAGAAGACCTCGGCAGGCGATATGGATGCAGAGATTGCGGCCTCAACGAAATCCTTCTGAATAACCGCAGGAGGGACAGGCTGATGGCTGACGCGCAACTGGGCTACCTCAAGAGGCCGAGTACAATAGTTACTGATCGCAACACCAGGCCTGTCGGTGCTGATGCTCCGGCCCAGCCCCCTGACCCTCCTGTTCCAGCAACCTCAAAGCCCTTTATCGACGGATTTCTTGAGGATCTCATTGCGGAGGTCACAGGAAGGAAGGGTGAAAAGAAAGTCTATTCTATTTTGGTCGGGGGTCATGGCGAGCGACGCCCACAGAATGGGGTTCCAGTTTCCAGCGAAGTGTGCGCCAGAAACCAGGAGCATATCCTCGAGTTCATAAGCCAATTCCCGGGGGTCCATAAGGCTATCAAAGCCAGGCCTGCCGTGTTTCGACCAGTTCTCAAGAGCTGGCTCGTATCAACACCTAGCCAGAGTCGATTACAATACCCAAGAGAGCTCTATAAGCTGTGCCCTGACCAACCACTATATGCTTTTCAAGGTTGGGAAGAAACGAATCGGGGGGCACTGGAGGGGAAAAAGGCACGAGTAAATGTAGAATCGGGATCCTCTGCTGGTCCTGAGGTTCTAGCGCCGACATCTGATGAAGTCTCAAAGCCTGCCATAACCTCGAAACCCGTCAAAGCTTCTATCCTCGTCGAGTCCTTGAAAAGCCTTGTGATGCCACCGATtgtaccaccacctcgcAGAACACCAACATCCGTCAGACCCCCATCACCTATATTATCCCCTGAACCCGTCGCATCCTTGAAAAACATCATAGCCGGGCCCGTCGTAACCGTGACACCCCTCATAGCATCTACACCAGTGATTGCTCTTGAACCCGTCACCTCCGCGCCGGATAATATACCGCTAACCGtcacaacctcatcctcttccgtAACCGCGACACCCGTCATGAACTCTACAACAGTAGTAACCTCTACAGCCGTAATAGCTCCTGAGCCCGCCGTAACCGCGACAtccgtcaccacccccataCCTGTAACAACTCCCCAACCAGTCACGCCCTTGGCAGACATCATACCGCcacccatcacaaccccatcaccgtTTGTAATCGCGACCCCGATAGCACCCCCAAACCCTTTCCCAACCACTGCACCCGAGTCTCGCTCACCCTTGGATGCCTTCCCAACTCGAAGACCAGACCCCTTCATCCCAAGCCGCTTCaaaccagctcctcctcctcccatcgcCGAACACACCTTCACTGCCCCCGTCataacccctcccccttctttaACCCCAAcaatcccaaacctccccgtcacaatcacccccttccccaatcctcccatcaccaccccctcccgccagccccccaccccccgccccttcacctccctccaacgcctcaccctcctcgactaCCTCACCTACCAAGCCCAATCCAacttttccctctcctccgccctccacacctccctcaccaatcCGGACGTGAtgtccccctcccaacacaTAGTCTTCATCTACTACACACTCCACTACCTCTCCTACTCCCTCGACCAAGTCCGGcaaaccacctccatcgccgagtccaccctcgccccctTCGAAAACCGCCGTTACGCCAGCGAAAAAGTCCACATCCTGTTTAACCGGTTGGAGGCGCTCATCAGGCCGTATGCGCAGTGGGCTGTGCTGACTATTGTTAGGGCTGCCGCGATGGGGAGCAGGTTTGTTTACAGCGGCGAAGATGAAGCTAGGGCGAGGGAAGCATGGGGGATATACCAGGTTTGGATTTgtggggcgggggaggcggagcgggagttgagggaggtgttttttgagaggggggagaagccGGAGACGGCTATTCCGAATGAGTGGGTGAGGTTTCAGGGGGAGCTTTGGAGgtttggggtttggttggaggagggggtggggggccGGTTGTTGGTGCCTTttccttggtga
- a CDS encoding hypothetical protein (EggNog:ENOG503P53G; antiSMASH:Cluster_9), which produces MVAQHSFSRQGVEAQMYRQEYENTIVFLLLLSRGPALSSSFKRDLLKRHQKVSRYQHLDGEDDLDISPSPPPRPAPRLPPRPVPELPPRPAPKLPPRPRPPPKLPSRLGRKRDSKQPEWIQILEDDLLDAEDKEKNEEPRKRIFHTDTERSVGQFMVFQFPAMAITIALFVLHGYRMEWPDINSNISSALLVGAKIHETLIVASLFQILYSNIRRKLVGSEGIPFGFLTAPFQLSSPFYLFSSSFLAPLTQFHNLTLSSVWMALIMVASFSIATLAGASSGIVILPKLGWWNMSPDRSVDPYAIGPLSSIYPKTMDRKSVPEYCPAANDTTSSDCAHAGYDNPNSIDWSWLSNIARGTHGLPTNLTSGGKSIAWWKSSMSLQTVVGATTPMKLAASQVAKGYSMDRSDFVQTRRTAKLTSSTGDSIPLKQPRIAIQCTDPSRPRKDPRKSETMADAPFNFLLDPGLYYRSDPTFFIPHELLDEAYNSKSHFGFIDLGRHAPVQASATFWTRYNTTGTSLALCFIDARWVGSSVWSYSNSDLPLFSHAMTNATLNASKDLGDIITLTVPWLNSLNNSLDMSSDPFNYKTPNGSRFAYDRIYDYAVEGGGDQLYQVLSRSLAVYLVDALAELTWSRMRLDNVEEDRNDGTTLDYALVGADQDRLVYEYNFEGLSVKLAFGVLLLHVLLVVVHFVGTVCVYRKFGSSAWEQLGELMTLAMNSRGTELLKNTSVGVHKWEVWRLMARVTEDEGQERKVELRLSSNQRVGDEEGSVKEVSGKRPTAFRKYG; this is translated from the exons ATGGTGGCACAGCACAGCTTTAGCCGCCAAGGTGTTGAAGCGCAAATGTATCGTCAAGAGTATGAAAACACGAttgtcttcttgttgttATTGTCGAGAGGTCCAGCCTTAAGCTCCTCGTTCAAACGAGACCTTTTGAAGAGGCA CCAAAAGGTTTCGCGATATCAACACctcgatggcgaggatgatctCGACAtttccccctcaccaccacccagacCAGCGCCCAGgctgccaccaagaccagTACCAGAACTTCCACCAAGACCAGCACCCAAACTGCCACCTAGACCTagaccaccacccaagcTTCCATCCAGACTGGGCAGAAAGCGAGATAGCAAGCAGCCGGAATGGATCCAAATACTCGAAGACGACCTGCTAGACGCCGaagacaaggaaaagaaTGAGGAACCCCGGAAACGAATCTTCCACACTGATACCGAACGATCGGTGGGCCAGTTCATGGTCTTCCAGTTCCCAGCAATGGCCATTACAATAGCCCTCTTCGTCTTGCATGGATATCGGATGGAGTGGCCGGACATAAACTCAAACATCTCGTCTGCGCTGCTGGTGGGAGCAAAGATCCACGAGACTCTCATCGTCGCCTCACTCTTCCAGATTCTGTATTCAAATATTCGGCGGAAACTTGTCGGCTCAGAGGGCATCCCCTTTGGTTTCCTGACCGCACCCTTTCAGCTCAGCTCGCCGTTTTATCTCTTCAGCTCTTCATTCTTGGCACCTTTGACACAATTTCACAACCTCACTTTATCGTCAGTCTGGATGGCGCTTATCATGGTAGCCAGCTTCTCCATAGCCACCCTGGCTGGTGCGAGCTCTGGTATCGTGATACTCCCCAAACTTGGCTGGTGGAACATGTCTCCAGATCGCTCTGTTGACCCATACGCGATAGGGCCCCTGTCAAGCATCTACCCCAAGACGATGGACAGGAAAAGCGTCCCAGAATATTGCCCTGCAGCTAATGATACGACCTCCTCGGATTGTGCGCACGCGGGATATGATAACCCCAACAGCATCGACTGGTCCTGGCTGTCGAACATCGCCCGTGGTACTCATGGTCTGCCCACAAACCTGACATCAGGAGGCAAATCGATTGCATGGTGGAAGAGCTCCATGTCACTGCAGACAGTGGTTGGTGCAACCACTCCCATGAAACTGGCCGCCTCGCAGGTTGCGAAGGGATATTCCATGGACCGATCAGACTTTGTGCAGACACGCAGAACCGCCAAACTGACCAGCAGCACCGGAGACTCGATACCACTCAAACAACCCCGGATCGCCATCCAGTGCACCGACCCCAGCCGCCCAAGGAAGGATCCCCGAAAGAGCGAAACAATGGCAGACGCACCATTCAACTTCCTCCTTGACCCAGGACTCTATTACCGCTCCGACCCAACCTTTTTCATCCCTCACGAGCTCCTCGACGAGGCTTACAACTCCAAAAGCCACTTTGGTTTCATTGACCTCGGCCGTCACGCCCCCGTCCAGGCATCAGCCACCTTTTGGACAAGAtacaacaccaccggcacctccctcgccctctgcTTCATCGACGCCCGCTGGGTGGGCTCCTCCGTCTGGTCCTATTCCAACAGCGACCTCCCGTTATTCTCCCACGCCATGACAAACGCCACCTTGAACGCGTCAAAAGACCTGGGTGACATCATCACTTTGACGGTCCCCTGGCTGAACAGCCTGAATAACTCGCTGGATATGTCATCTGATCCGTTCAACTACAAGACACCAAACGGGTCACGTTTTGCCTATGACCGTATCTACGACTATGCGGTCGAGGGCGGGGGCGATCAATTGTATCAAGTGCTTTCGAGGTCGTTGGCGGTGTATCTTGTTGATGCTCTTGCTGAGTTGACGTGGTCGAGGATGCGGCTGGATAACGTTGAGGAGGACCGGAATGATGGGACGACATTGGATTATGCGTTGGTGGGGGCGGATCAAGACAGGCTTGTGTATGAGTATAACTTTGAGGGGTTGTCAGTCAAGCTCGCTTTTGGGGTTTTATTGTTGCAcgtcttgttggtggtggttcatTTTGTGGGGACGGTGTGTGTGTATCGCAAGTTTGGGAGCAGCGCGTGGGAGCAGCTAGGCGAGTTGATGACATTGGCGATGAACAGTCGGGGGACGGAGCTTCTCAAGAATACCAGCGTGGGGGTGCACAAATGGGAGGTGTGGAGGCTGATGGCAAGGGTtactgaggatgagggtCAGGAGCGCAAGGTGGAACTGAGGTTGAGCAGTAACCAAAGGGTTGGTGACGAAGAGGGTTCGGTGAAGGAGGTTTCTGGGAAGAGGCCGACAGCATTTCGAAAGTATGGGTAG
- a CDS encoding hypothetical protein (EggNog:ENOG503P04U; antiSMASH:Cluster_9; COG:S) codes for MWLINCQNYQLEQNDIDGPNAIPYCILSHTWGDDEVTFQDMQNSFDIAVHKKGFEKIKGMCELTLEYGHSHAWVDTCCIDKTSSAELTESINSMFHWYQRAALCVVYLEDFTLTDGQLTPTKADLQPCRWFTRGWTLQELVAPRDIIFHDCNWTQCGSKVQLLNILHRITSIDITILRSSDKLNQVPVAQKMSWAAKRNTTRIEDMAYCLLGIFGIHMPLIYGEREKAFLRLQEHIAQKTNDMSLFAWQHSKSELGLRHSGILARHPSWFASASDIKHWLDPVIPTPSWIITNTGLELHTALDSSRGETGHRLYLRCTSGHVDDKDGDPPVFTIWLRKIKSSYVRYQPSWLSLTPQSQMRFGKPSLVRIATSLTPAEGIEANSLYFSHSDLLYPTIKIQWECIEAYSHGFSVSHSYYPEHLWDIRRECFLASSSPRFVGVVEITMSAPLGDSTWEATCYVVCGLRRVDSRAAEGTDTLCPWAIVLQHRKEDDTIEGLDSGYARGDLVNPYKLSTLGITFRSWLAVNDPPSLAMNQVRYGDKGHLTISASVLAGNHHRQLGDTIVITVTPVLSSLGLPHMRSRAEH; via the coding sequence ATGTGGCTCATAAATTGCCAAAACTATCAACTCGAGCAGAACGACATCGACGGGCCAAATGCGATTCCCTACTGCATCCTCTCACACACctggggtgatgatgaagtcACTTTTCAGGACATGCAGAACTCGTTCGACATTGCCGTTCACAAGAAGGGCTTTGAGAAAATAAAGGGAATGTGCGAGCTTACGCTTGAATACGGACACTCCCACGCTTGGGTTGATACATGCTGCATCGACAAGACCAGCAGCGCCGAGCTGACCGAGTCGATCAATTCCATGTTCCACTGGTACCAGAGAGCAGCACTATGCGTTGTTTACCTCGAGGATTTTACGCTCACTGATGGCCAACTCACACCCACCAAAGCTGACCTTCAACCATGCCGATGGTTTACCCGGGGCTGGACCTTGCAAGAGCTGGTCGCGCCGAGGGACATCATATTTCACGATTGCAACTGGACCCAGTGTGGTTCAAAGGTGCAACTTCTGAACATCCTCCATCGTATCACGAGCATCGACATTACTATTCTCCGATCTTCAGATAAACTGAACCAAGTACCCGTCGCTCAGAAAATGTCGTGGGCAGCTAAAAGAAACACGACACGAATAGAAGACATGGCATATTGTCTCCTGGGCATCTTCGGTATCCACATGCCGCTGATATACGGCGAAAGAGAAAAGGCCTTCCTCCGTCTCCAGGAACATATAGCTCAGAAGACAAACGACATGTCTTTATTTGCCTGGCAACATAGCAAAAGTGAACTCGGACTCAGACACTCCGGTATATTGGCGAGACACCCCTCTTGGTTCGCGAGCGCTTCTGATATCAAACACTGGCTTGATCCCGTTATACCAACGCCGTCGTGGATTATCACCAACACTGGTCTTGAGCTCCACACAGCCCTCGACTCCTCACGCGGTGAAACTGGTCACCGGCTATACCTGCGCTGTACAAGTGGCCATGTCGACGACAAAGATGGAGATCCTCCCGTTTTCACAATCTGGCTGCGGAAGATCAAGTCATCCTACGTCAGATATCAGCCCTCTTGGCTGTCACTGACGCCTCAGTCACAGATGAGGTTCGGTAAACCGTCCCTGGTCCGCATTGCCACCTCTTTAACGCCGGCTGAGGGGATCGAAGCGAACTCACTCTATTTCTCTCATTCGGATCTCTTGTACCCGACTATAAAAATCCAATGGGAGTGCATCGAGGCGTATTCACATGGCTTCTCAGTCAGCCACAGTTATTATCCAGAGCACCTTTGGGACATCAGGCGCGAGTGCTTCTTAGCCTCATCAAGCCCTAGATTTGTTGGTGTAGTCGAGATCACAATGTCGGCACCCCTAGGCGATTCAACCTGGGAGGCGACATGTTATGTCGTTTGTGGACTTCGGAGAGTAGATTCGCGGGCTGCCGAAGGCACTGACACACTTTGCCCCTGGGCGATTGTGCTCCAACATCGTAAAGAGGATGATACTATAGAAGGTCTGGATTCGGGCTACGCGCGAGGCGACCTTGTCAACCCTTACAAATTGTCTACACTTGGCATCACGTTTCGGTCCTGGTTAGCTGTAAATGATCCTCCAAGCCTGGCAATGAACCAAGTTCGGTATGGCGATAAGGGACATTTGACTATATCTGCCTCGGTTCTTGCAGGGAATCACCACCGTCAATTAGGAGATACCATAGTCATCACCGTCACACCAGTCTTGTCGTCTCTCGGCTTGCCTCACATGCGATCTCGGGCCGAACACTAA
- a CDS encoding hypothetical protein (EggNog:ENOG503Q4W1; SMCOG1075:alkaline serine protease; SMCOG1075: subtilase family; COG:O; antiSMASH:Cluster_9; MEROPS:MER0001928), with translation MASQQPILEAPPAGPPKIALKLTPAGHKKQQEDPTFIAELINRAENGRSGFVPNVNPLIPEENRPAHLFSRIAAAAASDPTADLPNFDVWYEVALEGQSRLSRVETETATTAQTPADGGDYSLPKETLELIHKLHRLEEVESVHALQAGPPPAVNPSDDPRSVNQGYLDAAPAGINARYAWGFPGGDGLGVNIVDMEQGWKLDHEDLQAAGITLISGYNVAYYSHGTAVLGEMLQVDNAIGGVGIVPKAKGRVISQHRSTGYNTAATILDAVNNMAFGDILLLEAQENDPVGGQYYWPVSVADANFDAIRLASALGITVIEAACNGGYDLDAYVNLSGKYIFNRSSPDYKESGATMVGASSSAAPHYRLWYSNHGSRVDVYAWGENIDTTFTDDNSGTDNSYTDYFSGTSGASPIIVGAAAAVQGIANSTLGYKFSPLQLRQILTTNGTPSSTPSTDRIGVMPNLRAIIDGRFINLAPDLYIRDYPADNGQVPSSGTVSNSPDIIIRQTPVSNPQALFGSGSGNENNTSLSQPILAGRDHSIYIRLLNRGGSAAQNAKVTVYHAPAATLITPNLWTLIGTVTLPSAVPTGRVLTVSPRLAWPASKVPNVGPGGYSFVAVATTDKDPAPVLPGTFPAFVEFVSRNNNVAWKSFNVVNPPPGGAGVSRLPVGIAGAFDAPRRFAVRGVGSLPVGSEVRLEVPGDLARRLGVVTPLGVEEKGVVVLPLHPFGRGEIGEGILPVGSVSRCELVVKVPGEGVKGEGQWEYEIVQEWEGVEVGRVTWRFEGGDKEDVQ, from the coding sequence ATGGCTTCCCAACAGCCCATTCTTGAAGCACCCCCCGCTGGGCCTCCCAAAATCGCCCTGAAGCTGACCCCTGCTGGCCACAAGAAGCAACAGGAAGATCCCACATTCATTGCTGAACTGATCAACAGGGCCGAGAATGGTCGGAGTGGCTTTGTTCCCAACGTCAATCCCCTTATCCCTGAAGAAAATCGCCCTGCTCATCTTTTCAGTCGTattgccgctgctgccgcaTCTGATCCCACTGCCGACCTTCCCAACTTTGACGTCTGGTATGAGGTTGCTTTGGAGGGTCAGTCACGTCTTTCCAGAGTCGAAACAGAGACTGCGACGACCGCTCAAACACCTGCTGATGGCGGAGATTACTCTCTTCCCAAGGAGACTCTTGAGCTCATCCACAAGCTTCATCGCCTCGAAGAGGTCGAGAGCGTCCACGCACTTCAAGCCGGTCCTCCACCTGCCGTCAATCCTAGCGATGACCCCCGAAGTGTAAATCAGGGGTACCTGGATGCGGCACCGGCTGGCATCAACGCCCGATATGCCTGGGGCTTTCCTGGTGGGGATGGCTTGGGGGTCAACATTGTCGACATGGAACAGGGATGGAAGCTTGACCACGAGGATCTTCAGGCGGCCGGTATCACATTGATCTCGGGGTACAATGTCGCCTATTACTCCCATGGAACTGCCGTGTTGGGTGAGATGCTTCAGGTGGACAACGCCATAGGAGGAGTTGGCATTGTCCCCAAGGCGAAGGGGCGGGTTATTTCCCAGCATCGGTCGACAGGCTACAACACCGCGGCCACCATACTGGATGCCGTGAACAACATGGCCTTTGGAGATATTCTTCTCCTTGAAGCTCAGGAAAATGACCCTGTGGGAGGGCAGTATTATTGGCCTGTCTCCGTTGCCGACGCCAACTTTGATGCCATCCGTCTGGCTTCTGCTCTGGGTATCACTGTCATTGAAGCAGCCTGCAACGGTGGGTATGACCTTGATGCCTATGTCAACCTCTCGGGCAAGTACATCTTCAACCGCTCCAGCCCAGACTATAAAGAGTCCGGTGCCACCATGGTGGGCGCCTCCAGCTCTGCCGCACCACACTACCGCCTGTGGTACTCCAACCACGGCTCCCGGGTCGACGTCTATGCCTGGGGTGAAAACATTGacaccaccttcaccgacGACAACTCTGGCACCGACAACTCCTACACCGACTACTTCAGCGGCACTTCAGGTGCCTCTcccatcatcgtcggcgcagcagcagcagtccaAGGCATAGCCAACTCCACCCTGGGATACAAATTCTCCCCCTTGCAGCTCCGCCAAATTCTCACCACAAACGGAACACCAAGCagcaccccctccaccgacCGCATCGGCGTCATGCCCAACCTCCGTGCCATCATCGACGGCCGcttcatcaacctcgcccccGACCTCTACATAAGAGACTACCCCGCCGACAACGGCCAGGTCCCCTCGTCAGGCACAgtctccaactcccccgacatcatcatccgccaaacccccgtctccaacccccaagccCTTTTTGGGTCCGGCTCAGGCAACGaaaacaacacctccctttcccaacccatcctcgCGGGGCGTGACCACAGCATCTACATCCGGTTGCTCAACCGCGGCGGGTCAGCAGCGCAGAATGCAAAGGTGACTGTATACCACGCCCCGGCAGcaaccctcatcacccccaacctgTGGACTCTAATCGGGACAGTCACCCTCCCTTCTGCTGTCCCCACTGGTCGAGTGTTGACTGTGTCCCCGAGACTTGCCTGGCCAGCGAGTAAAGTCCCCAACGTCGGACCGGGCGGGTACTCCTTTGTGGCAGTCGCAACAACAGACAAGGACCCTGCGCCTGTCCTACCTGGTACTTTCCCCGCGTTTGTGGAGTTTGTGAGCAGGAATAATAATGTGGCTTGGAAGAGTTTCAATGTGGTCAACCCCCCgcctggtggtgctggggttAGTAGATTACCTGTTGGAATCGCAGGGGCGTTTGATGCACCGAGACGCTTCGCGGTAAGGGGAGTGGGATCGTTGCCAGTGGGGAGCGAAGTTAGACTGGAGGTTCCGGGGGATTTGGCGAGGCGGTTGGGGGTTGTTACGCCtttgggtgttgaggagaagggggtggtggtgctgccgcTTCATCCTTTTGGACGGggggagattggggaggggattttgCCTGTTGGGAGTGTTAGTCGGTGTGAGCTTGTGGTGAAGGTGccgggggaaggggtgaagggggaggggcagtgGGAGTATGAGATTGTGCaggagtgggaaggggtggaggttgggagggttACTTGGCGGTTTGAGGGCGGTGATAAGGAGGATGTGCAGTGA
- a CDS encoding putative secondary metabolism biosynthetic enzyme (SMCOG1013:aminotransferase class-III; COG:E; antiSMASH:Cluster_9; EggNog:ENOG503NY8U), with protein MSSVSHESAKAALEAAEARFIANNPLSKKQHELAVGALPGGNTRTLLHTFPFPLTMKQGKGAHVWDEDGHKYLDLVGELTAGLYGHSNPIIRETMLSTFDNVGLSLGSTTIQEHKHASLLCSRFKLKRVRMANTGTEANMHALAGARHYTSRRKVIVFSGGYHGAVFSFPNGKAAPNTVDKDDFVVVPRYNDIGLAVDTIRSTPDLAAVLVEPMQGAGGCIPGSKEFLHAIQDAAHEVGALFILDEVMTSRLAPHGLGFELGLKPDLVTMGKYLGGGLAFGAFGGREEVMAVYDPRVEGSLAHSGTFNNNTLVTSVGYEALKRVFTEEACVQLNERGDGLRERLKQVTKGTKIMFSGRGSLIGVHFVDEAVEVFTCGEDIQGKERRDLRDLFWFEMLEAGYWTTRRGFVALILETEEKELEGFVEAVGKFAERHRDIMAL; from the exons ATGAGTTCGGTGTCGCATGAATCGGCCAAGGCAGCGCTGGAAGCCGCTGAGGCGAGGTTCatcgccaacaaccccctttccaagAAGCAGCACGAGCTCGCCGTCGGTGCCCTCCCAGGTGGAAACACACGAACCCTACTGCACAcattcccattccccctGACAATGAAGCAGGGTAAAGGCGCTCATGTctgggatgaggatggccACAA ATACCTCGACCTCGTCGGTGAACTGACGGCAGGTCTCTACGGAcactccaaccccatcatccgcGAAACTATGCTCTCCACCTTTGACAACGTCGGTCTTTCACTTGGCTCAACCACCATCCAGGAACACAAACACGCTTCCCTCCTTTGCTCACGCTTCAAACTGAAGCGCGTCCGCATGGCCAACACGGGCACAGAAGCCAATATGCACGCTCTCGCTGGCGCGCGGCACTACACCTCGCGAAGAAAAGTCATTGTCTTCTCTGGCGGCTACCACGGCGCGGTATTTAGCTTCCCCAACGGCAAAGCAGCACCCAACACCGTGGATAAAGACGACTTTGTGGTTGTTCCCCGGTATAATGACATCGGCCTCGCAGTAGACACCATCAGATCCACACCCGATCTCGCCGCTGTGCTGGTGGAACCCATGCAAGGCGCTGGTGGCTGTATCCCCGGCAGCAAGGAATTTCTCCATGCCATCCAGGACGCCGCACACGAGGTCGGAGCGTTGTTTATCCTCGATGAGGTGATGACTTCCCGCCTTGCGCCTCACGGCCTGGGATTTGAGCTAGGACTGAAGCCTGATTTGGTTACAATGGGCAAATATCTTGGGGGTGGGCTGGCTTTTGGCGCGTTTGGTGGGAGAGAGGAGGTCATGGCTGTGTATGACCCCCGAGTGGAAGGGTCGCTGGCGCACTCGGGGACATTTAACAACAACACTCTAGTCACGAGCGTTGGGTATGAGGCTTTGAAGAGAGTTTTCACCGAGGAGGCTTGTGTGCAATTGAATGAGCGGGGGGATGGGCTcagggagaggttgaagcAGGTTACAAAGGGGACCAAGATCATGTTTAGCGGAAGGGGGTCGTTGATTGGGGTTCACTTTGTGGATGAAGCTGTTGAGGTGTTTACATGTGGGGAAGACATTcaagggaaggaaaggaggGATTTAAGGGACTTGTTTTGGTtcgagatgttggaggcaGGGTATTGGACAACgagaagggggtttgttgcACTGATTTTGGAgacagaagaaaaggaaCTGGAAGGTTTTGTGGAAGCTGTTGGAAAGTTTGCGGAGAGGCATCGGGATATTATGGCCTTGTAG